The following coding sequences are from one Triticum aestivum cultivar Chinese Spring chromosome 5A, IWGSC CS RefSeq v2.1, whole genome shotgun sequence window:
- the LOC123104785 gene encoding uncharacterized protein produces the protein MPSGVQKKKKKAMPSVGRRLPPWTSPRGAAERWSPGTPAGFAGSGSHFTPPLSAGFCSYRVTPPASGGGCSRPPRAPPALDSPYVRAKQAQLVEKDPNKAVSLFWAAINSGERTESALKDMATVLKQANRTEEAIEAIRSFRDRCPNEAQESLDNILLDLYKKCGRTKEQIEMLTVKLRMIDEDLASGRWKTKLSKSHGRVFYLSLRDEKARLLGNLAWAYMQSENYEEAEMLYRQALAIETDYNKECNLAICLMKLGKVAEAKYLLQAIPYNCNDENHVRSFARATEVLRELESQALPSPITQMKSKDSRILLATDVGNLEYLHPQIFSASTQLTYEETQASVSADTEKHEDCNSHALPSPITQMKRKEPQLMVATDGEKTGQSLEEYHHLSRLFNDAATPQSLLEKLRKRLVKKDRPSISAQNQGQIPSPAECLPNSDGDVGASENPMQKGKGLVGGGRKTWADMVEEDEQKQLADGKNTTAPQSESSKHVSEQRDKTPSSSSQGSSSLRTPAAGVRPQSSSAGSWRRNDSARTSTDENVNRSFVRTAPAWKQRKVQDRGDRVCQRLNTTHLSEKARGEQTPSSVRSSAAQRSLFHGPVPLGVGGRSQGASHSRWPENPASTGRWRTPDRRRAFQEITNEMNQKAA, from the exons ATGCCGAGCggtgttcaaaaaaaaaaaaaaaaagcaatGCCGAGCGTGGGGAGGCGGCTGCCGCCGTGGACGTCGCCGAGGGGCGCGGCGGAGAGGTGGAGCCCCGGCACCCCCGCCGGCTTCGCGGGCTCCGGGAGCCACTTCACCCCGCCCCTGAGCGCCGGCTTCTGCTCCTACCGCGTCACcccgccggcgagcggcggcgggtgCTCCCGGCCGCCGAGGGCGCCGCCGGCGCTGGATTCCCCGTACGTGAGGGCGAAGCAGGCGCAG TTAGTTGAAAAAGATCCAAACAAGGCAGTTTCATTGTTCTGGGCAGCTATTAATAGTGGTGAACGAACTGAGAGTGCACTGAAGGATATGGCTACTGTACTGAAACAAGCAAATAGGACTGAAGAAGCCATTGAAGCGATAAGATCCTTCCGCGACCGTTGTCCCAATGAAGCCCAGGAGTCTCTTGACAATATTCTTCTTGACTTGTACAAG AAATGCGGTAGGACAAAAGAGCAGATTGAAATGCTGACAGTGAAGCTGAGAATGATTGATGAGGATCTAGCTTCTGGCCGGTGGAAAACTAAGCTTTCTAAATCTCATGGAAGAGTATTCTATCTCTCTCTCAGGGATGAAAAGGCAAG GTTGCTGGGTAACCTCGCCTGGGCCTATATGCAATCTGAAAACTATGAGGAAGCTGaaatgctctacag GCAAGCTCTTGCTATAGAAACTGATTATAACAAAGAGTGCAATCTAGCCATCTGCCTGATGAAGTTGGGAAAGGTAGCTGAAGCTAAATACCTTCTCCAAGCTATACCTTACAACTGCAATGATGAAAACCATGTGAGATCTTTTGCCCGGGCTACTGAAGTGCTTAGGGAACTCGAGTCACAGGCACTCCCTTCTCCCATAACTCAGATGAAGTCTAAAGATTCACGGATTTTGCTTGCTACTGATGTGGGCAACCTTGAATATCTACATCCACAAATATTCTCTGCTTCAACTCAATTGACTTATGAAGAAACCCAGGCTTCAGTTTCAGCGGATACAGAGAAGCATGAAGATTGCAACTCACACGCGCTTCCATCTCCGATAACTCAGATGAAGCGTAAAGAGCCACAGCTTATGGTTGCTACTGACGGAGAGAAGACTGGACAAAGTCTGGAGGAGTACCATCATCTTTCTAGACTGTTCAATGATGCTGCCACGCCACAGTCTCTACTTGAGAAACTACGAAAGCGGCTGGTCAAAAAGGACAGACCCAGTATCAGCGCACAGAATCAAGGTCAGATTCCTAGCCCAGCTGAATGCTTGCCAAACTCTGATGGCGACGTAGGTGCTAGTGAGAATCCTATGCAGAAGGGGAAGGGTTTGGTTGGTGGCGGTAGAAAAACTTGggccgacatggtggaggaggatgaacAGAAGCAGCTGGCCGATGGCAAGAACACCACCGCCCCGCAAAGTGAAAGCAGCAAGCATGTGAGTGAGCAGAGGGACAAAACACCATCCTCATCATCTCAAGGAAGCAGCAGCCTCAGAACCCCGGCCGCAGGTGTTCGGCCACAGAGCTCATCAGCGGGTTCATGGAGACGCAATGACTCGGCCAGAACCTCGACAGACGAGAACGTGAACCGGAGTTTCGTCAGGACAGCTCCAGCATGGAAGCAGCGGAAGGTTCAAGATCGCGGCGACCGAGTCTGCCAAAGGCTTAACACGACCCATCTCAGTGAGAAAGCTCGAGGCGAGCAAACACCAAGCTCAGTGAGAAGCAGTGCAGCTCAGCGTTCGCTCTTCCACGGCCCTGTACCATTAGGTGTTGGCGGGCGCTCTCAGGGTGCCAGTCACAGCCGTTGGCCTGAGAACCCGGCGAGCACAGGACGGTGGAGGACACCGGACCGCCGGCGGGCCTTCCAGGAAATCACAAACGAGATGAACCAGAAGGCTGCATAG
- the LOC123104786 gene encoding uncharacterized protein gives MADYTAIYALGHMSITMSRSRSPPGPADHQVRMVPFWAPFLLLHLGGPDTITAYAYQDNQLWLRHLLTLAGQVLGAIYVMYLFVAPGRSPAGTLLAAAALMFVTGCLKYGERTWALKCGGIDSIKKSLDDDGKSSATGGPYHGREGAKRLDTEEVLLGAHHMLNFCKGLLADGPVMQKSEYEVMRQGIQLNGGNYVFHLAAMELSLLYDILYTKAAVLHTWHGLCIRIVAPLSMVAAFVLFQLSSKDAYSRADIAVTYVLLVGAMALELASSLRAAGSSWACASYHARGWHWLCDMVMRLRRMLKVGARRSASLDSLGQYNLLDLCTDANKDGHLRGKIAKMIGLKDRWQKMHYSSTAPVSDAIKTLVLREIRKRKIDDLRNARGRWILKEKEMYEDLTRIADDTELDRSIMVWHIATDLYLSMCPGPDPDPDKEVRDSIRVLSNHMLFLMVVHPYLLPGVVRTGRYKENLKYYDMVWWVNLKATKESTMKLSRSEIINKIADWQLPTDSRQEYIYGIGEEAADDVGDRPVYADGSWLAGMLRGNRWHLSAADMLEVIAGVWVEMLCYASHHCGEESHAKKLSTGAEFMNAIWLIIGHCHGVRQIRTVC, from the coding sequence ATGGCCGACTACACCGCAATCTACGCCCTTGGCCACATGTCCATCACCATGAGCAGGAGCAGGTCTCCTCCAGGTCCAGCCGACCACCAGGTGCGGATGGTGCCATTCTGGGCTCCCTTCCTGCTGCTCCACCTTGGCGGGCCGGACACCATCACCGCCTACGCCTACCAGGACAACCAGCTCTGGTTGCGCCACCTGCTCACGCTCGCGGGGCAGGTGCTCGGCGCCATCTATGTCATGTACCTCTTCGTCGCGCCCGGCAGGAGCCCGGCTGGGACGTTGCTCGCCGCCGCAGCGTTGATGTTCGTCACCGGCTGCCTCAAGTACGGCGAGAGGACGTGGGCGCTCAAGTGCGGCGGCATTGACAGCATCAAAAAGTCCCTCGATGACGACGGCAAGTCGTCGGCTACCGGTGGCCCTTACCATGGGAGGGAGGGGGCAAAGAGGCTGGacacggaggaggtcctgctgggGGCACACCACATGCTCAATTTCTGCAAGGGCCTCCTGGCTGATGGCCCGGTGATGCAGAAATCTGAGTACGAAGTCATGCGGCAAGGCATCCAGCTCAACGGCGGCAACTACGTATTCCATCTGGCCGCTATGGAGCTCTCCCTCCTGTACGACATACTCTACACCAAGGCGGCGGTGCTCCACACCTGGCATGGCTTGTGCATTCGGATTGTCGCGCCGCTCTCCATGGTCGCCGCGTTTGTGCTGTTTCAGCTCAGTAGCAAGGACGCCTACAGCAGGGCTGACATCGCCGTCACCTACGTCCTGCTCGTGGGAGCCATGGCATTGGAGCTCGCGTCGTCTCTCAGGGCGGCAGGGTCTTCCTGGGCGTGTGCGTCCTACCATGCCCGGGGATGGCACTGGCTCTGCGACATGGTGATGCGCCTCCGCCGAATGCTCAAGGTTGGAGCAAGGAGGAGTGCCTCCCTGGACTCGCTTGGGCAGTACAACCTGCTGGACCTCTGCACCGACGCCAACAAGGACGGCCACCTGAGAGGCAAGATCGCCAAGATGATTGGACTTAAGGACCGGTGGCAGAAGATGCACTACTCGAGCACCGCCCCCGTCTCCGACGCCATCAAGACTCTGGTGCTGAGAGAGATCAGGAAGAGGAAAATAGATGATCTGAGGAATGCACGGGGCAGGTGGATCCTCAAGGAGAAAGAGATGTACGAGGATCTCACGCGGATCGCCGACGACACCGAGCTTGACCGTAGCATCATGGTGTGGCACATCGCCACCGATCTCTACCTCTCCATGTGCCCTGGCCCTGACCCTGACCCCGACAAGGAGGTCCGGGACAGCATAAGGGTGCTCTCCAACCACATGCTGTTCCTCATGGTGGTGCATCCCTACCTGTTGCCCGGAGTCGTTCGCACCGGCCGGTACAAGGAGAACTTGAAGTACTATGATATGGTGTGGTGGGTTAATTTGAAGGCCACCAAGGAAAGCACCATGAAGCTGTCCAGATCGGAGATCATCAACAAGATAGCCGACTGGCAGCTCCCGACCGATTCGAGGCAGGAGTACATTTACGGCATCGGCGAGGAAGCTGCTGACGACGTTGGTGACAGGCCGGTCTATGCGGACGGATCCTGGCTCGCCGGGATGCTGCGCGGGAACAGGTGGCACTTGTCCGCTGCTGACATGCTGGAGGTGATCGCCGGCGTGTGGGTGGAGATGTTGTGCTATGCGAGCCACCACTGCGGTGAGGAGTCCCACGCCAAGAAGCTAAGCACCGGAGCAGAGTTCATGAATGCCATCTGGCTTATCATAGGGCATTGCCATGGTGTACGACAGATACGCACCGTCTGCTGA
- the LOC123104787 gene encoding uncharacterized protein At2g39795, mitochondrial, with the protein MARALLRHRGALPSLLSPAAPTAPRLVPSFSSAAASSLASLRSPLDERLLRLLSSEISYVADRRPPHQPPTGFKSFAVEDRPGEQWVRLRAARRGAGAGEEAIKIDATLFDGVAELPPDASLFNRVEALEQGPRLHLSLIVEVARADRVLGFICSAWPDQLAVRHVLTLRGTGAATDDRGARDFTKLEPAEREAVKKFLQEREVDAELAEFLHDYVANKEKMEMLQWLKTVESFVEK; encoded by the exons ATGGCGCGCGCCCTCCTCCGCCACCGCGGCGCGCTCCCCTCTCTCCTCTCGCCGGCCGCCCCCACGGCGCCCAGGCTGGTCCCGTcattctcctccgccgccgcctcctccctcgcgtCGCTGCGCTCCCCGCTCGACGAACGCCTGCTCCGCCTCCTGAGCTCCGAGATCTCCTACGTCGCCGACCGCCGCCCTCCCCACCAG CCGCCGACGGGCTTCAAATCCTTCGCCGTGGAGGACCGCCCGGGGGAGCAGTGGGTGCgcctccgcgccgcccgccgaggcGCCGGGGCCGGGGAGGAGGCCATCAAGATCGACGCCACCTTGTTCGACGGCGTCGCGGAGCTGCCCCCCGACGCGTCCCTCTTCAACCGGGTCGAGGCGCTCGAGCAAGGGCCGCGCCTCCACCTCAGCCTCATCGTCGAGGTGGCCCGCGCCGACCGCGTACTGGGATTCATCTGCTCCGCCTGGCCCGACCAACTCGCCGTCCGCCACGTGCTCACCCTCAGGGGCACCGGCGCCGCCACCGACGACCGCGGTGCCCGCGACTTCAC GAAGCTGGAGCCTGCGGAGAGGGAGGCGGTGAAGAAGTTCCTGCAGGAGAGGGAGGTGGATGCCGAGCTTGCGGAGTTCTTGCACGACTACGTTGCGAACAAGGAGAAGATGGAGATGCTCCAGTGGCTGAAGACAGTCGAATCGTTCGTCGAGAAGTAA